The DNA window ACGAGGTCGTTCGCGCAGGTCACGTCGACAACACGCGACAAACAAGTTTGCGTTTTGCTATTTACGTGACGCGCCGATGTTGCAAAGATCCACAGATACAACATGGTGAGGTGACTATCCTCGTCATAGCAGAACACCGACGAAAAGTCGGTTGTCCCTTCTGAGGGAGGCAGTGCGGTGCCAGCACGGAAAACGGCAACCAAGGCCGCGGCTAAGAAGTCGCCGGCCAAGCGGACCGTGGCGAAGAAGGCTGCAGCGAAGAAGACTGCGGTGAAGCGTTCGGCAGCCACGACCGCTACCAAGAAGACCGCGACCGCGAAGAGACCCGCGGCGCGTAAGGCGGCACCGGCCAAGAAGGCCACCGCCAGGAAGGCAACTGCGAAGAAGACGACAGCGAAGAAGACTGCTGCCAAGAAGGCTCCCGCCCGCAAGACCGTAGCGAAGAAGGCTCCGGCCAAGAAGACTGCGGCGCGGAAGACCACGGCACGCAAGACGACCGCCAAGAAGGCGACCGCCGCGAAGCGGACCACCGCGGCCAAGAAGACCACCGCGGCGAAGAAGACGACCGCCAAGCGGACGACTACCGCACGCAAGACCGTTGCGAAGAAGGCTCCGGCCAAGCGCGCACCGGCTAAGCGGACGACCGCGAAGCGAGCGACCACGTCCCGCGCCGCGTCCGCCACCAAGCGGACAAC is part of the Tenggerimyces flavus genome and encodes:
- a CDS encoding histone H1-like repetitive region-containing protein, producing MPARKTATKAAAKKSPAKRTVAKKAAAKKTAVKRSAATTATKKTATAKRPAARKAAPAKKATARKATAKKTTAKKTAAKKAPARKTVAKKAPAKKTAARKTTARKTTAKKATAAKRTTAAKKTTAAKKTTAKRTTTARKTVAKKAPAKRAPAKRTTAKRATTSRAASATKRTTTARARKA